One part of the Rothia sp. ZJ932 genome encodes these proteins:
- a CDS encoding amino acid permease, translating into MASTVAQPADSHLKRSLSHGQMTMIVLGSALGTGLFLGSGSAITLTGPAIILSYAIGSMIAAVIGGAAGEMAVRYPVRGGFGSIATRYLSPYAGFLTRWAYWTATCIITGLELVAVSSYLTYWWPQLPLWVGIVVFGLLILALNIRSVKHFGATEFLLSSVKVFALVAFILVGLCLIFFGVPGHEATGTANLVNDGGFMPNGFDSVWLSLAIVMFSFGGIEMISISAAEAQDPARSVRTSAKAMMWRLATFYVLSMFIVASLVPWQTAAALDGTIATSPFVMVFAEVGVPAAASITNFVVLVAALSAANANLYASSRLMHSMAGDRMAPHALAQVSSTGIPVRAMMVSLSGIVLAVILAVVLPTAAFGVMITLVMVCALTVWVLILLAYIAFKRVEGNSSAFRLWGGRLTAGAAILALFAIWVALFRLNNNVLPATVGVVYFVLLTILYFAIIKHQLTVDEEAFSEARQAAGHTEG; encoded by the coding sequence ATGGCGTCCACAGTAGCGCAGCCAGCTGATTCGCACCTTAAACGTTCACTCTCGCACGGTCAGATGACCATGATCGTGCTGGGTTCAGCCCTCGGCACCGGTCTCTTTTTGGGGTCGGGCTCGGCGATTACCCTGACCGGCCCTGCCATTATTTTGAGCTACGCTATTGGCTCTATGATTGCCGCCGTTATTGGCGGTGCTGCCGGCGAAATGGCTGTACGCTACCCGGTGCGCGGCGGCTTTGGTTCCATCGCCACCCGCTATCTCAGCCCCTACGCAGGCTTTCTCACCCGCTGGGCATACTGGACTGCCACCTGCATTATCACCGGTCTAGAACTGGTAGCGGTGAGCAGCTACCTCACCTACTGGTGGCCCCAACTACCACTGTGGGTAGGCATCGTCGTCTTTGGTCTGCTGATTCTTGCGCTGAACATCCGATCGGTAAAGCACTTTGGTGCCACCGAATTCTTGCTGTCTTCAGTCAAGGTCTTTGCCCTCGTCGCTTTCATTCTGGTGGGTCTGTGCCTCATTTTCTTCGGCGTACCCGGTCACGAAGCTACCGGCACTGCCAACCTCGTCAACGATGGCGGGTTCATGCCCAACGGTTTTGACTCAGTGTGGCTCTCACTGGCAATCGTCATGTTCTCCTTTGGCGGCATTGAAATGATCTCCATTTCAGCGGCAGAAGCGCAAGACCCCGCCCGCTCAGTACGCACCAGCGCAAAGGCAATGATGTGGCGTCTGGCGACCTTCTACGTGCTCTCCATGTTTATCGTTGCCTCCCTGGTGCCCTGGCAGACCGCAGCTGCTCTTGATGGCACCATCGCTACCAGCCCTTTCGTGATGGTCTTTGCTGAAGTGGGCGTGCCCGCTGCCGCTTCAATCACTAACTTCGTGGTGCTAGTAGCTGCCCTCTCAGCGGCTAACGCTAACCTATACGCTAGCTCCCGCCTCATGCACTCCATGGCGGGTGATCGCATGGCACCTCACGCACTAGCGCAGGTCAGCTCAACCGGTATTCCAGTACGCGCCATGATGGTTTCACTCTCGGGCATCGTCCTAGCAGTCATTCTTGCCGTAGTACTGCCCACTGCCGCCTTTGGCGTCATGATTACCCTGGTAATGGTCTGCGCCCTGACTGTGTGGGTGTTGATTCTGCTTGCCTACATCGCGTTCAAGCGCGTCGAGGGTAACTCGTCGGCTTTCCGCCTGTGGGGCGGACGCCTGACCGCAGGTGCCGCCATCCTTGCTCTCTTTGCAATTTGGGTGGCGCTCTTTAGGCTTAACAACAACGTGCTGCCTGCAACCGTCGGCGTGGTTTACTTTGTGCTGCTGACGATTTTGTACTTCGCGATTATCAAGCATCAGCTCACCGTTGATGAGGAGGCTTTCTCCGAAGCCCGCCAAGCAGCAGGTCATACAGAAGGGTAA
- a CDS encoding IS3 family transposase (programmed frameshift): protein MPKKFDQDAKDRVLRLVEDRILAEGISMQEACKIVAPKLGVSWHTARQWAQAARREGRAIDPLPEDLVAEVAKLRRENQELRDTNELLKAASAFFASGTRPQTSEMIQFIDEHRDRFTVEFICQRLKSNRQGGFISSRGYRQSKARGLSARSLREAALTRRIAEVHEENYAVYGIRKMWHALRREGIDIGREQTARLMRLAGVSGKGKGRLPVTTRRSKDSDNRPDLVGRDFRAPGPNRLWVADITYVRTGNGFVYTAFVTDVYSRKFVGWALSDTMRTEALPLQALNQAIVCAKETTGLIHHSDHGSQYVSIVYNERLAEHGITASTGTVGDSYDNALAENVNGSYKNELIHRRSWTDVVDVEIATFEWVLWWNESRLHQSLGYRTPTEVEAGFWTGNPNHERIEIKANA, encoded by the exons ATGCCGAAGAAATTTGATCAGGATGCCAAGGATCGGGTGCTCCGCCTTGTTGAGGACCGCATCCTGGCGGAGGGGATCTCCATGCAGGAAGCGTGCAAGATCGTGGCCCCGAAACTGGGTGTCTCGTGGCATACTGCCCGGCAGTGGGCTCAGGCGGCCCGTCGCGAAGGCAGGGCAATTGATCCTTTACCTGAAGATCTCGTTGCAGAGGTGGCCAAGCTGCGTCGTGAGAATCAGGAGCTTCGCGACACTAACGAGTTGTTGAAGGCCGCGTCAGCTTTTTTCGCCTCAG GAACTCGACCCCAAACGTCGGAAATGATCCAGTTCATCGATGAACACCGGGATCGTTTCACAGTCGAGTTCATCTGTCAGAGGTTGAAGAGCAATCGGCAAGGTGGCTTCATTTCCTCACGCGGATACCGTCAGTCAAAAGCCCGGGGATTAAGTGCCCGCAGCCTTCGCGAGGCCGCATTGACAAGGCGTATTGCCGAGGTTCATGAAGAAAACTACGCAGTCTATGGTATCCGCAAGATGTGGCATGCTCTACGCCGTGAAGGAATCGACATCGGCCGTGAGCAAACCGCTCGCCTGATGCGCCTTGCTGGAGTCAGTGGGAAAGGTAAAGGCCGGTTGCCTGTGACAACTCGCAGGTCCAAGGACTCGGATAATCGCCCTGACTTGGTAGGCCGTGATTTTCGTGCCCCTGGGCCGAATCGGTTATGGGTGGCTGACATTACCTACGTCCGTACCGGTAATGGGTTCGTCTACACCGCTTTTGTCACCGATGTGTACTCCCGCAAATTTGTCGGATGGGCATTATCAGATACGATGCGCACGGAAGCGTTGCCACTACAAGCACTCAACCAGGCGATTGTATGCGCAAAGGAAACAACGGGACTGATTCACCATTCAGACCACGGCTCGCAGTATGTGAGCATTGTCTATAATGAGCGCCTTGCTGAGCATGGAATCACTGCCTCTACTGGGACAGTCGGTGACTCCTACGACAATGCTTTGGCTGAGAACGTCAACGGTTCTTACAAAAATGAGCTTATTCATAGGCGGTCGTGGACTGACGTGGTTGATGTTGAGATTGCGACGTTTGAGTGGGTCTTGTGGTGGAATGAATCACGGCTTCACCAAAGTCTCGGTTACCGTACGCCGACAGAGGTAGAAGCAGGGTTTTGGACTGGTAATCCAAATCACGAGAGAATAGAAATCAAGGCAAATGCCTAG
- a CDS encoding antirestriction protein ArdA, whose product MRTNEHLDRATSIKKLRDFSHHWNTLISQWREQGLSNVERQYAQIFWSEFLACYSINAGRVALFERRAQRANTRRAGFIDFFMPAMVIGEAKSLGKDLTKAQEQIDDYLAGGSVSEAEFPKYSIVTDFEHFKLKRLDTNAEESEITIHISQIADYYDSFLFLIGKENITKKEEEEASIHAAELMAGLYISIMGDETDLPVGQEATEDASDEDERSQQTSILMTRLLFLLYGDDANLWEADLFYRWVDEETTPSTLGAQLNQLFDVLNTSKNHRSKNIPGLMAQFPHVNGSLFADALNAEFFTPETHEALLQACAFRWNRISVSVFGAMFQLVKSKEARRTAGEHYTSEKNILKTIGPLFLDEYRSRADRLIANKSTRAAQFDAFLDEMASNIYCDPACGGGNFLNIAYAKLREIETDVLAEKQRRGGEFTASLDISFDQKISIDQFWGFEINWWPAKIAETAMFLVDHQANLKLAAALGDAPERLPIKITAHIVHANALRLDWAKTLPEPKDGRTFIFGNPPFIGQKEKAQDPQKVKDMKQVWGEKYDGYLDFVTAWFAKSVHLLTNREGEFAFVSTNSITQGQPVNSLFGYLYDKNWDIKFAHRTFAWDSEAPGQANVHCVIIGFTRDKNIKPRLWDYKSYKSDPHEVVIKTGINAYLLDAPRVLITKRSSSKMLNPQLPAIKSGSKAVDWKNFEVTEDDLEEVNNDPVARKYLRLHLGGEEVINGTKKWCLWLRDVSHQDIQNSKIIRERIEAVRARRIESGTNENLKFAQTPNRFGADRQPDFPYLAIPQTFSENRDYATAKRLDKDVIASIKLFTARDEDGFLFGLISSSMFMVWLKAVGGKQKSDPSFSNTIVWNSFPLPEISDEMREKIIKAGAEVFKVRDLYPELSLAELYNPLSMKSDLRAAHNNLDKVVDTAFGASRRLTTDTQRLELLIKNYLKLTQGK is encoded by the coding sequence ATGCGAACTAACGAGCACCTTGACCGTGCAACCAGTATCAAAAAACTGCGCGACTTCTCCCATCACTGGAACACCCTCATCAGCCAATGGCGCGAGCAGGGCCTGTCCAACGTTGAACGGCAGTACGCTCAAATCTTCTGGTCCGAGTTCCTAGCCTGCTACAGCATCAACGCCGGACGCGTAGCCCTCTTTGAACGCCGCGCTCAACGTGCCAACACTCGCAGAGCAGGGTTCATTGACTTCTTCATGCCTGCCATGGTTATCGGTGAAGCAAAATCATTGGGCAAAGACCTCACCAAAGCCCAAGAACAAATCGATGACTACCTAGCAGGCGGCTCAGTCTCTGAAGCTGAGTTCCCCAAATACTCCATCGTCACCGACTTTGAACATTTCAAGCTCAAGCGCCTCGATACTAACGCTGAAGAGTCTGAAATCACCATTCATATCTCACAAATAGCCGACTATTACGACTCCTTCCTTTTTCTCATTGGCAAAGAAAACATCACCAAAAAGGAAGAAGAAGAAGCTTCCATTCATGCAGCAGAACTGATGGCCGGGCTCTACATCTCCATCATGGGCGATGAAACAGATTTACCAGTAGGCCAAGAAGCCACTGAAGACGCTAGTGATGAGGATGAGCGCAGCCAGCAAACCTCAATTTTAATGACGCGTCTGCTCTTTCTACTCTACGGCGACGACGCTAACCTCTGGGAAGCAGATCTTTTCTACCGCTGGGTAGACGAAGAAACCACGCCCTCCACCTTAGGTGCTCAGCTCAATCAGCTCTTTGATGTGCTCAACACTTCTAAAAACCACCGTTCTAAAAACATTCCGGGACTGATGGCACAGTTCCCGCATGTAAACGGCTCACTCTTTGCCGATGCCCTCAACGCTGAGTTCTTCACCCCTGAAACACATGAAGCGCTGCTTCAGGCCTGTGCCTTCCGTTGGAACCGCATTAGCGTCTCAGTATTCGGCGCTATGTTCCAGCTGGTCAAGTCCAAAGAAGCACGTCGCACTGCCGGTGAACACTACACCTCCGAGAAGAACATCCTCAAAACCATAGGCCCTCTGTTCTTAGATGAATATCGATCACGTGCTGATCGCCTGATTGCCAATAAGTCCACTCGTGCAGCTCAGTTCGATGCTTTTCTAGATGAGATGGCCTCCAACATTTATTGTGACCCTGCCTGCGGCGGCGGTAACTTCCTCAATATTGCTTACGCTAAGTTACGTGAGATTGAAACTGATGTGTTGGCAGAGAAGCAGCGTCGCGGTGGTGAATTTACCGCTTCATTGGATATTTCTTTTGACCAGAAAATCTCAATTGACCAGTTCTGGGGTTTTGAGATTAACTGGTGGCCGGCAAAGATTGCTGAAACTGCAATGTTCTTGGTGGATCATCAGGCCAACCTCAAGCTAGCTGCGGCGCTAGGTGATGCTCCGGAGCGCTTGCCTATCAAGATTACTGCCCATATCGTTCATGCTAATGCGCTCCGTTTAGACTGGGCGAAGACTCTGCCGGAGCCTAAGGACGGCAGGACCTTCATCTTCGGTAACCCACCGTTTATTGGCCAAAAGGAAAAGGCTCAGGACCCCCAAAAGGTCAAGGATATGAAACAGGTTTGGGGCGAAAAATACGATGGATATCTAGACTTTGTTACTGCTTGGTTTGCGAAGTCCGTGCATCTTCTAACCAATAGGGAAGGTGAATTTGCGTTCGTATCTACTAACTCGATCACTCAGGGACAGCCTGTCAATAGTTTATTTGGATATCTCTATGACAAAAACTGGGATATAAAGTTTGCACATAGAACATTTGCCTGGGATTCCGAAGCACCCGGTCAAGCGAATGTTCATTGTGTGATTATTGGATTCACCAGAGACAAAAACATCAAACCGCGTCTTTGGGATTATAAGTCTTACAAGTCTGATCCACATGAAGTGGTTATCAAGACTGGAATAAATGCATATCTACTTGATGCTCCTCGTGTGTTAATAACAAAACGCTCAAGCTCTAAGATGCTCAATCCTCAGCTACCAGCTATCAAATCAGGGTCAAAAGCTGTTGACTGGAAGAACTTCGAAGTGACAGAAGATGACTTGGAAGAAGTAAATAACGACCCCGTAGCAAGAAAGTATCTAAGGCTACACCTCGGCGGAGAAGAGGTTATCAACGGAACTAAAAAATGGTGCCTATGGCTTCGGGACGTCTCTCACCAGGACATCCAAAATTCAAAAATTATTCGGGAACGTATCGAGGCAGTCCGCGCGAGAAGGATTGAATCAGGGACCAACGAGAATCTTAAATTCGCCCAAACGCCTAACCGTTTCGGGGCAGATAGACAGCCAGATTTCCCATATCTAGCGATACCTCAAACTTTTTCAGAAAACAGAGACTACGCAACAGCTAAGAGGCTAGATAAAGATGTGATTGCTTCGATCAAGCTTTTCACCGCTCGTGATGAGGATGGTTTCCTTTTCGGGTTAATAAGTTCGAGTATGTTCATGGTGTGGCTTAAAGCTGTGGGAGGTAAGCAGAAGTCTGACCCAAGTTTTTCTAACACCATTGTTTGGAACAGCTTCCCCTTGCCTGAAATTAGCGATGAGATGAGAGAGAAAATTATAAAAGCTGGTGCTGAAGTATTTAAGGTAAGAGACTTGTATCCTGAACTTTCACTAGCTGAACTCTACAACCCTTTATCAATGAAAAGTGACCTCAGGGCAGCCCATAATAACCTTGATAAAGTTGTAGACACAGCTTTTGGCGCTTCACGCCGATTGACAACTGATACGCAACGGCTTGAACTTCTTATAAAGAACTACCTGAAACTTACTCAGGGTAAATAA
- a CDS encoding HNH endonuclease, with translation MTSSADATVQRFFSYVVKGPELTSCWLWVGAIGDDGYGRFWVKEPGDKQRVYRAHRWALEHAQPVERPQQFHALHRCDNPLCVRATSGEDSHLYWGTKSQNMMDRSARGRSNFQLLGKPDPEARGKRVKAAQALRDYTKAHGYEQVKVDELMKNVLPDQGTLF, from the coding sequence ATGACCAGTTCAGCTGATGCCACCGTGCAGCGCTTCTTTTCTTATGTCGTCAAAGGCCCTGAACTAACGAGCTGCTGGCTCTGGGTTGGTGCTATTGGCGATGATGGTTACGGCCGGTTTTGGGTCAAAGAACCCGGAGACAAGCAACGTGTTTATCGTGCCCACCGCTGGGCTTTAGAACACGCGCAACCTGTAGAGCGACCGCAACAGTTTCATGCGCTGCACCGCTGCGATAACCCGTTATGCGTGCGGGCTACTAGTGGGGAAGATTCACACTTGTATTGGGGGACGAAGAGCCAGAACATGATGGATCGTTCAGCGCGTGGCCGCTCTAATTTTCAGCTGCTGGGTAAGCCTGATCCAGAAGCACGAGGTAAACGGGTGAAGGCTGCGCAGGCGCTACGTGATTATACGAAAGCACACGGGTATGAGCAGGTGAAGGTTGATGAGTTGATGAAGAACGTTCTACCTGATCAGGGAACTTTGTTCTAA